From Pigmentibacter ruber, a single genomic window includes:
- the greB gene encoding transcription elongation factor GreB yields the protein MKKNTEQVSTKSVNLITPAGYKKLTDEFHLLAKKERPIVVQEVSAAAKLGDRSENAEYQYGKKRLREIDRRLRFLDKRISAARVVDPKEQTGEKVLFGATVKLENAEGKLFTYQIVGEDEADLNLKKISWKSPLGQELLNKTRGEIVVVEAPAGVREFEIIDFQYV from the coding sequence ATGAAGAAAAATACTGAACAAGTTTCTACAAAATCTGTTAATTTAATAACACCTGCTGGATATAAAAAACTCACCGATGAATTTCATCTTCTAGCAAAAAAAGAACGTCCCATAGTAGTGCAAGAGGTATCTGCTGCTGCAAAATTAGGGGATCGTTCTGAAAATGCAGAATACCAATATGGTAAAAAACGTTTGCGTGAAATTGATAGACGGTTACGTTTCTTAGATAAACGTATATCTGCAGCAAGAGTTGTTGATCCAAAAGAACAAACGGGTGAAAAAGTTTTATTTGGTGCTACTGTAAAATTAGAAAACGCGGAAGGTAAATTGTTTACTTACCAAATTGTTGGGGAAGATGAGGCTGACTTAAATTTAAAAAAAATAAGTTGGAAATCCCCTTTAGGACAAGAGTTATTAAATAAAACAAGAGGTGAAATCGTTGTAGTGGAAGCTCCAGCAGGTGTGCGTGAATTTGAAATAATTGATTTTCAGTATGTATA